The genomic window GTATTTAGGAATAAAAACTAATTGGAAAAAGTAAAAAAACAGTCCCAAATTGGCGGGATTAGTATTATTTCTTTTGTAGTAATAGTCACCATTAGCTTAGCATACTATCAATTCGTTTATACTCCAGCAATAAATGCAAAACCTGAAGTATCCGAGGAAATCTTGAATCCATCTGGAATTACTGAAATTTCAATAGTTGAAGGTTCTTCGCTACCTGCAAATCCAAATTTCTTTGTTCCCAAAGAAATAAGGACATCATTAGGGGTCTCTAATAAGGTGGTTTGGACAAATGATGATGTTACTGCACATACCGTAACGACTGATAATGACTATGAAGACCCTATCAATGGGCGATTTGATTCTCTGGCTTCTATAGGCCTGATCCCTCCTAAAGGTACATTTGAATTTACTTTTACCCAACGGGGTGAATACCTATACCACTGTGAACCTCATCCTTGGATGACTGGGCAGGTATCAGTTGAACCTAGCTTTGGATAAATTTATTTCATTTTTTTATTTTTATGAATTTAACATCAGATGCTATTTCTTTATGTTCTTGAATTAGTGTTGCTCTAAGCTTAACAACTGATTCAGCACTTTTGGGAATATGTGTTGTAATAGCTTTCACTCTTATACTACTTGGGTTTTGAAGTTCCTTTTTCATTATAGAAAGCCTTGCATAGGGATGGTTGATTTTTTTACCATTAATCTCTGTGTATGTAAAAACATCCGACGAATCTTCGATCTGGGAATTAATGCTTATACTGTCGAATCTACCAGTATAATTGATTGTTAATATACACTCTAACTCTTCTTCAGTATTGATCTCTTTGTTCTTGAAATCTAGAAAAATGTTCATATTCTTTTCGACACCCCTTGTGTCATCCTTTCTCCCCATACTTTATCTTCCTAAAGATGGTCTTTTTTAATTCTATGGGTTGAGCGATTGCTCAACCAAGTTTTCTTGATTTATCTTAATACCGCTCTAAAGAACTTTCCAAACCCTCTTTTTATCATCGAATAAAAAAATCTGCATTTGGATCTCATTTTTTCTATTACTTATAGTCCCATGATAGTCATCATATAGACTATGGTGAAACTTGGCTTTGTCGTATTCATATGTATCCTTTTTATATCGATCTTCTGAAACCGAGGATTGGGTTAATTTCTTAAATAATTCTGTAAAGTTTTCAATCGCTACCTCGATTCTTTCAAGCCCTTTAATAAATTCCGAGTCAATCTTATGTACAAGTAAAAAAATGGTTCTCTTAAAAAACAATAGCTCAATTTTCCCTTCATTATCTACATCATCACTATTTTTGATGTGCACGTTGATATCATTGGCTTCTCCAGATTCAAAATAATCTGTTATGATTATTTTTAATTTTAACCCTTTTCTTCCCCTTCTTTTCTTTATATTTTTGATAACCTCTACCAGATCTGTCCATTTTTCGATTGGTATACAATCAAAGAAGTCCGTATCTTTGTTTTTTACAAATTCGATTTCTAAAGTGCTTGCGTAGCCTACATTTTGATTGATAGGGTTTTCTGAATTATCATAGTCTTTGAAAAGATTATTGATGGTCTCAATTTCACCAAGCGATAAACCCCATTGGCTAACTATAATCTGATACAAGAGAAACAAACAATAATTAAAAATTTATTATATAAATAAAAAGGATTAATCCTTTTTATTTATTACCAATGGTGTTTTTCGTCAGGCATTAATCCTATCTGTTCTTTTTGGAAGTATTTCTCTAATTCTTGTGTCCATTTCTCTTTAGCAGATTGACCACCAAGACCTTTCCTTCTCAACCAAAATGAAATTGCACCTAGTAAGAATACTCCAAATAACATGGTTCCAAATATGTATATCATTACATCGTAGAACAATGGGTCATATTGAGGCCCGATTTGTAAGCCAAAGTTTTGGAACATACTACTTGTTTGAGACAGTACGTTTAACAAGCTCATTATAATATGAGCCTGACAACTAAGATATATACATTATGGTTGCGTTATTTCTCAAAACGATATATCATTAGCAATTGATATTTCTCCGTTAATATGAAATCTAAATTAATGTACATTTAATAAAGTATATGCGTCTGAATTTTTATATAACCGGTCTGTGATATTTTTACGTTATTAGCCTATTTCATCCATATCACCCATGTATTTTTTCAAAGCCTGCGGAACTATGATTGTCCCCTTGCTAGTCTGATAATTTTCTAGTATGGCGACCAGGGTTCTCTGAATTGCCACAAGGGTACTATTCAATGTATGAACCAAGGATGTTTCATCGTTAGGATTGTCTCTATACCTTATCCTTAAACTTCTTGCTTGATAATCAGTGCAATTTGAACATGAGCATATCTCTCTATAGGAATTTTGAGCAGGAAACCAAGCTTCTATATCGTAAGTCTTTGCAGACACCTTTCCAAGATCTCCAGAGCACAAAATTATTGTCCTAAAAGGAATCTCTAGAATTTCATAAAATTTTTCAGTAACTTGCAAAAGTCTTTCATGCTCCTTCCAAGAGTCCTCGGGTTTGCAAAAGACGAATTGTTCTACCTTATCAAATTGATGTACCCTGAAAAGCCCTTTCATATCTTTACCGTGTGCACCTGCCTCCTTTCTAAAGCATGTACTACTCCCTCCATATCGGATGGGGAGATTTTTCCCATTCAGAATTTCATTCATGTGCATCGATGCTAAAGGATGTTCGGAGGTGCCTATCATATACAAGTCTTCATTTTCTATCTTGTAAATGGTTTCTTCAAAATCGCTCAATATGACTGCTCCTTCCATTGCTTCTCTTCTAATCATGAAAGGAGGTTGCACTACTGTATATCCTTCTTTAATCAAATAGTCTATTGCAAAATTAGATAGTGCCATGCTTAGCTTGACCATTTCATTTTTTAAAATATAAAAGCGAGATCCTGAAATTTTTCCTGCTCGTTCTAAATCGATTAGACCTAGTCCATTCGCAAGGTCTATATGGTTTTTCATTTGAAAAATCCCTGGAGGTTCCTCATAGGCCTTAATTCCAATCCCTGATGTTTCAATTCCTTCTTCGGTAGGTTTTTTTAATAACTTTAGCCTACCCTGGTATTCTCTTGCTATTTTATTATCATTTTCATCTTTGCCTAACGGTACAGTATCATGAAAGAAATTGGGTAAGCTGCGGATGTATTTCAAGAATAATTCTTCATTTCTTTTGCTTTCTTCTTCCAATCTTTCTATTTCCGTACCAATCTTACCCATTTCATCGATTTTTATGGAAGCATCTTCATTTTTCTTCTTTCTTGTTGCTATATCCGTAGACAGTGTGTTTTTCTGATGCTTTACACGTTGTAATGCAACTATCAAATCCCGTCTTATTTTGTCTGCATTAAAAAGTATGTCCAGGGGAAAATCCATATTTCTGTTAGCTAGCATTTCTTTTACTAATCCTTGATTTTCTTTTATCATCTTTGGATCAATCAATTTTAGTCACATCTCTGATAATTGCAACATGTTCCATAATCTCTTCAATTGTGTTTATAAGCGTGTTAATATTATTTTTCCTTCCCCTATTACCTCTGAATCCAACTTTCAGCAAAAACTGTGTTCTGTTTGTTTGTACTTCCATTTTTAGTCCCTCGGGAAATTCTTTATTATCAGGATTTAGAGTTTTAAAAATGGTTTGTACCTCCTTTTCTTCTTTACATTCTATCACTATTTTTGTATCAATACAAATATCAGGATCTTTTTGCATCCAAAACTATTTTTTTAATATTCGATAAAAAGACTTCTAAATTAATTATGGGAACCCTGATTTCTATCTTATTGATCATATCTACTATTACACTTGTTGAACTGGAGTTATTATTATTGTTATTATTCACATCGTCATGGATTTCGGCAAGGTCATAAATCTTTTTTTTTATTTTAACAAAGTCTACCTTTGCTAACTTTGGCTTTATTAAGGTGTATTTGTATTCTTCATCACTCTCTGTTGACAGGATTCTAAGACAAATCAATCTATCTGCAAATGAAACAGATTTTTCGAGAATTGAGGTGAAAAGATCAATATTTTTTTCATCTAGTATTCCCTCCCCGTTAATGTAAATGGTTTCCTTGTCATCATAGAATCTCCATTTTTCATCAAAAATCTGGTTGCTTACACTTTTTATCAGATTATCATGATCTATAATTTGGTTCGTTACTTGTATCATTGTGTCATTTCTATCACCGAGGCAAATCGATAATCCGAGTCCAAAAGTTTGATTTCTTACGCATAAGTCTAGAGCTTTAGAGAATGAACCGATATTTTTTAAAATACTACTTGCTTCTTCATTTGTCAAGATGTAGTTATAACCGAACAATAAATCTCGATTTCTTTTTTTCATCTCTTTGATGTTGTCATCGCTTTTGTTTTTATGATGGTAGTTTTCTTCTATGTACTTTTCGATGGCATTGAATATCTTGTTGAAGTCTTCATCCTCAAGCTCATTCAACGTTCTTATTCTATTATTATCTGTAAATTGAATACCTGATTTTTCTATTATTTTAAATGAATTTTCTTTGTTCCATGTAACCCCTTTGATAAAGTGGGCTGTATTATTTTCTATCGCGTCTACAATAGGTGTAGTTTCAATTACTCCAAAGTTAAGTCCCTTTTTTCTCTCGATTAAGTTGAGGTCCAATGCAGATTGTAAAATCTCTTTGAGTTCAATCTGATCATTATTGTTAAAATCAATGTTCTTAGAAAATGCCGCAACGATCGGTAAGAAAGAACTGCGAATTATCTTTCTATCAAAGTTTTTAGCTATTAGATATGTCAAACTAGATGAAGTATACCTATTTTCTTTGTCATTGTCCCTTTGCCATATCCACGGATTCACAAAGGTTAAAGTTTTATCTTCTTGTAAAATTTTATCTAAATTGCGTGAATCTGAATTAACGAATAAGTAATCGCTTTCTTGAATGAGACTGGTTATAAGATCAAAGAAGTTTGAATCAAAATCTACAAAAACATAAAAATCGTGTTTTTCATCAATCACCGTCGTCAATTCTGTTTTAAAGTCTTCAATTTTTAATGAATTAAAACATCTGATTGTGGTATTTCCGTTTGAATTATGAATGGAACTTAGTAAGATGGCGCTGCCCACTAAGCCGTCTACGGTTGAATTAGAAAGAATAAAAATATCTTTTTGGTGTTCTATTTGATTTAATAATTTTTGACTTGCTGTACCTAATATATGATCACGATCAGTATATCGCATTCTCTATTGTAATTTGGCGATTACTGCTGCGTATTTCCAAGATTGAGTTACTTTACCTGTTTTTTTATAATATCTAGATAGCCTATGTATTTTAGATTCTATCAACTCCAATGACCTGACATTTCTTTTATCACTGTTGTGGACATTCAAATGTTTTTGTAATCCTAAGGCCTTGCGAACAAGCCTTTCTAGATCCTCAGGCATTGATCTCTGGATATCATTTTCCTCCATAATCTGAGTAATGGTTTTTCCAATAATTGGTTTAACTAACGGGACTGCAAATTCATCTCTTAATCTTAAACCAATTTCACTAGCGGTCATTCCGTCCTTCCCAAACTCTACAATTTTTTTTATAATTTCTTGACTATCAATGGCCCATGAGGGTGCATTTTTAGAAGTTGGTCTAATTGAATGTGATTTTCCATGTGTGTGGGCATGAGTTCGCGCCATTTTTCTCTGTCTTATTATGAAAATTTACATATCTTAAATGTTATCATTATTCTTTAACATAAAAGTTATATAATTCCTATCTGAGTAATTTTTAATATGAACAAGGCATACTCAATGGTAGCGGCTTTTTCATTGGTAATGGGTTCTATACTATTATTACCAGTATTAAATATTGCATATGCTCAATATAGCGGTCAACCGGGTTCCGCAACTTTGGAAGAACAACTTACCTTGGCTAAAGAGAAAATTACTAATGCTCAACAGCAAGGTGCATATGGTTCTGGTACTGCAATGTTTGGAACTAATTTGGATAACACAGTATTGATGATAATTATAATAACTGTAATTATTGGTGGAGTTGCTGCTGCATTCTTTATTGCAGGCGGAAGTACTAAGAAGAAGAAAACATTGGTCGTAGGAGCTGATGGTACTTCTACCAGCGGCAAATTCTGCACAAACTGTGGTACCCAAGTAGGCGACGGACAAAAGTTCTGCGGAAACTGTGGAACCAAAGCCTAATTTTTTTATTTTAATCTTTTAACCATTTAGCGGTTTTCACTGGAATTAAATGGGTAATTTTGGTAAAGTTTATAAGTCACTATTGTTTATCTATATCTATGAGTAAAGAAGTTAATACAACTAATACAACTAATACAAACGTCTCTAACAACATGGAAAAAAATGTAAATTCTTATATCAACCTCACAGAACAAACAGTAGAAAGGACACTTGATACTATTAAAGATAATATGATAAAATCAATCGATGAGTATGTTAAAATTCAACCACGATTTCTACAATCAGTTTCTGATTTCCAACTTGAAGTAATTCAATCTTCAAAAGATGTTATCAATAAAACCATTGCTCATCAAAAAGGATTAATAAAGGAATTTGTAAACGTGTCCCAAGCACAACCTAATGAAACTTATCAACAGCTATTCAATAAGACCAATGAAAATGTAGATAACTTTGTAAAAGCATTTACCGCCGGTAATCAGTTTAATTTTGATGCAATCGATACTACTCGTGAAAATGTAAAGCTATATAACAAAGCATTAGACGCATTTACCGACTATAGCACAAACACCTTCAATGCATGGACCTCATTTGCTAGGTCTTTTTATCGAAATAAATAACCTTTTTTTTTGCAACCTCTGTTTAGTTTTTAGTTTTTTTAATTTATTTTTGCAATATTAAATAAATTTATTACATCATTCAAACCTTTGCTTTATATAATAACCTGATTCACACTGTATGGTATTTCCAATTTATTGGAAAAAGATCCGAAAGTTTCGAGGATTAATCGCACGTTAAAGTGAAATCATTCAAGTTTGTTTACACCCTTCATCTAATGGTTAGTACTCTCTGAATCAAGCTCATGGCAAGTATTAATTGGTAAGGAAATTGTGACCATTATACATTCAATTTGAATATTCGACCTTAAAACTTGAGATGCCTCGCTGACCAATGATGATTTTTTAGCGAATATTATAAACGGACAAATGATAGATATTATTTCCATATGAGTAACTCTAAATAATTAAACTTACCCGTAATTGAAACTAGATGAGTATTGTTTGACTTTAACACTTTTAACTTGTTTGTTAGTATGCTGTACTTAGCGTTTTGGTGCCTACTTGCAATAAATGTAATAAACAACCCGTGGTGTTTAACCGGCTCTACTCTGGTGAA from Candidatus Nitrosocosmicus arcticus includes these protein-coding regions:
- a CDS encoding 30S ribosomal protein S15; this encodes MARTHAHTHGKSHSIRPTSKNAPSWAIDSQEIIKKIVEFGKDGMTASEIGLRLRDEFAVPLVKPIIGKTITQIMEENDIQRSMPEDLERLVRKALGLQKHLNVHNSDKRNVRSLELIESKIHRLSRYYKKTGKVTQSWKYAAVIAKLQ
- a CDS encoding zinc ribbon domain-containing protein, with the protein product MNKAYSMVAAFSLVMGSILLLPVLNIAYAQYSGQPGSATLEEQLTLAKEKITNAQQQGAYGSGTAMFGTNLDNTVLMIIIITVIIGGVAAAFFIAGGSTKKKKTLVVGADGTSTSGKFCTNCGTQVGDGQKFCGNCGTKA
- a CDS encoding cupredoxin domain-containing protein, which gives rise to MEKVKKQSQIGGISIISFVVIVTISLAYYQFVYTPAINAKPEVSEEILNPSGITEISIVEGSSLPANPNFFVPKEIRTSLGVSNKVVWTNDDVTAHTVTTDNDYEDPINGRFDSLASIGLIPPKGTFEFTFTQRGEYLYHCEPHPWMTGQVSVEPSFG
- a CDS encoding KEOPS complex subunit Pcc1, with product MQKDPDICIDTKIVIECKEEKEVQTIFKTLNPDNKEFPEGLKMEVQTNRTQFLLKVGFRGNRGRKNNINTLINTIEEIMEHVAIIRDVTKID
- the serS gene encoding serine--tRNA ligase, yielding MIDPKMIKENQGLVKEMLANRNMDFPLDILFNADKIRRDLIVALQRVKHQKNTLSTDIATRKKKNEDASIKIDEMGKIGTEIERLEEESKRNEELFLKYIRSLPNFFHDTVPLGKDENDNKIAREYQGRLKLLKKPTEEGIETSGIGIKAYEEPPGIFQMKNHIDLANGLGLIDLERAGKISGSRFYILKNEMVKLSMALSNFAIDYLIKEGYTVVQPPFMIRREAMEGAVILSDFEETIYKIENEDLYMIGTSEHPLASMHMNEILNGKNLPIRYGGSSTCFRKEAGAHGKDMKGLFRVHQFDKVEQFVFCKPEDSWKEHERLLQVTEKFYEILEIPFRTIILCSGDLGKVSAKTYDIEAWFPAQNSYREICSCSNCTDYQARSLRIRYRDNPNDETSLVHTLNSTLVAIQRTLVAILENYQTSKGTIIVPQALKKYMGDMDEIG